The following nucleotide sequence is from Planctomycetia bacterium.
TATTGTCTGCTCTGTTTGCCGCAATTACCTCCATCCTTGTCAAAGCCGGCCTCCGGGAAGTAAATGCTGACTTTGCGACACTGATCCGGACGGCAGTTATCCTGTTCGCACTCGGCACGTTCGTCGCTGTTCAAGGGAACTGGAGCAATCCCTTTCATTTGGACGTCAAGCCGCTGCTGTTCTTGACCGCATCGGGATTGGCGACCTGCGCTTCCTGGGTTTGTTATTCGCGGGCGCTGAAAGTAGGCGACGCTTCAAAAGTCGATCCGATCGACAAGCTCAGTGTCGTATTGGTCGCGCTGCTGGCATTCGCCTTTCTTGGTGAACGACCGCAAGGCCGCGAATGGTTGGGAATCGTAATGATCGGTATGGGTGCGGTCATCTTAGCGATGCGGAAGTAGCCCTCGTTGCGCTGGCTAAGCTAGCAGGATTGCGCCAGCACTCGCGCATTCCGAGTTGAGCAGACACCGGTACAAGAATTGCAAAACATCGAACGGTTTCTTGATCCCATAACACAACTCTGTTGGAGATTCATCATGGCCGCCGTCACTCAACGCACCGTGGTTGGTGTATTCACGACAACCCAAGCAGCGCGCGATGCCACTCAAGCACTCAAAAAAGCTGGCTTTCTCGAATCCGAGATTGGCGTGGTCAGCTCGCATGGACAACACGATGGCTCCGACGACGAGAGTCGCGTCGCGGAAGGCGCTGTCGCAGGAGCAACCACAGGCTTGGGCATCGGCGCTTTGTGGGGCCTGGGAATTCTAGCTGGCGTCTTGCCAGCCATTGGCCCGGCCATCGCTGGCGGCACGCTGGCGGTGTTACTCTCGAGCGCAGCTGCTGGAGCGGCCACAGCAGGTTTGGCTGGTGCTCTCATCGGCATGGGTTTGTCGAAGAACGAGGCCGATTTCTACGACGCCGAAGTCCAAGCTGGTCGTACGATTGTCACGGTCGAGGCCGGTCAACGCTATGCTGAGGCGACCAAGATCCTGCGCCAGGCGGGTGGCTACGATATGACCGACAAGAGCGACGCAGGGACCAGCCGAACGGTGGAAGAAAACGCCCCCCCACGCCAGGCTACACGCGACCAACAGACTCGTGCCACTCTCGGCGGACAATTAGGGAAAACCGTCCGCGCCCACGAGGAAGAACTCCAGGTGAATAAAACCCCCGTGCAAACAGGCGAGGTTCGCGTGCGCAAGGAGGTTCACACCGAGCATCAACACCTCGACGTGCCCGTGATGCGGGAGGAAGTCGTGATTGAACGCCGGCCCACCAATCGTCAACAGGTGTCGGCCACAGATTTGGATCGGCAGGAGGAGATTCGCATCCCGGTCCGGGAGGAACAAGTCAAGGTTCAGAAGCAGACGGTGGTCGCGGAGGAAGTCTCAGTGGGCAAGCGGCAGGTGCAGGACACGGCCCAGGTCAACGAGTCGCTCCGCAAAGAAGAGATCAAGGTCGACACCGAGGGGAATCCAAAGATTCGCAAGCGGTAACTCAATGGTGTGATTACGCAATGGGAGCGCGGTTCGCCGCGCTCCTTTTTTATTGCGCGCTCAATCGTAGCTAGCGCCAATCTGCGTAGCCACGGTATCCAACAACCTCCCAGCAGATTCCCGTGAGAGATTGCCGTTGAAATGGACGCGAAATGTGCGTTCGTCCCAATCGTCGTGGCGGTGATCGTCGGCGGAGTGCACGACGCAGCCAAAAAAAGTTTGACGGCGCATCAGCTCGCCAATCAATTCGTCGCATGTG
It contains:
- a CDS encoding EamA family transporter; amino-acid sequence: MPMSHSWWIWALLSALFAAITSILVKAGLREVNADFATLIRTAVILFALGTFVAVQGNWSNPFHLDVKPLLFLTASGLATCASWVCYSRALKVGDASKVDPIDKLSVVLVALLAFAFLGERPQGREWLGIVMIGMGAVILAMRK
- a CDS encoding YsnF/AvaK domain-containing protein, which gives rise to MAAVTQRTVVGVFTTTQAARDATQALKKAGFLESEIGVVSSHGQHDGSDDESRVAEGAVAGATTGLGIGALWGLGILAGVLPAIGPAIAGGTLAVLLSSAAAGAATAGLAGALIGMGLSKNEADFYDAEVQAGRTIVTVEAGQRYAEATKILRQAGGYDMTDKSDAGTSRTVEENAPPRQATRDQQTRATLGGQLGKTVRAHEEELQVNKTPVQTGEVRVRKEVHTEHQHLDVPVMREEVVIERRPTNRQQVSATDLDRQEEIRIPVREEQVKVQKQTVVAEEVSVGKRQVQDTAQVNESLRKEEIKVDTEGNPKIRKR